The DNA region TCCAGATCATTGTAATTGGAACCGATAAAAAACCAAGAGGAATTGTCACCTGAGATAAAACAGTAAGTGAATTAATCTGAATATCAAATCCAAAAAAAGGACTGGCTGTAATAAAAGCAACCATTAGCTGAAATAGAAGTTTGGGAAGTGCCCTGATACCCAGAAGATCATCCAGAAAACCAAAAAAAGTGATCAGTGTAGAACCGACAATAACACCGCGTATAAACGGAGAATAAATATCTATGGTTAAAACAAGAATAAAAAAAATACAAAACATGGCCAGGCCACCCACACGGGGTTTGGAGTATTTATGCACTTTACGGCCATTGGGAGTGTCCAGGATTTTCCAGGAAATAGCCCTCTTAATAATGGGTGGAGTAATTAATGCTGTGAGGATTAAAGCAGCGAGAAAATATCCGCAAATTTGTAATATTAGCCAGTAATTCATAAATATATTATAAACATATCCGTGTTATTCGGATATATTTGTATTGTATTATCAGTAGGAGGATTGTGTCAAAATTATAATTAGCGGCAAATTGCGAGCAGTGTTCTGGCTGATGATTTCTGTGTGCCGTTTAGGGCAGTAATTATAGCAATATATGTATCATTGGCTAATACATTGCCATTTGTATTCCTGCAATCAAAAAATACTTTGTTATAACCTGATTTCGCTCCGGTATTGCCGGCGGTTATATTTTTTGACCAGATTCTTTTTCCAGAAAGATCATAAACATACAGCTGAACATTGGCATCTGAATTAAGATAATATCCGAATTCCGTACCATTATTATTTATGACAGGATTAGGATAATTTAAAAAATTTGAGATACTGAGAAGGCTTCCAGAAGTTTGAACATGGATTATAGAGCTTATATCAAGTTTGCCGTAACCTGTATACTTGTCCCAACCGGCTAATTTTTCTCCGTTATTTAACGGGTCCACAATATCGGTACATTTCGAATATAAAACGGAACTCACATGGTTGTCACCGCTTGTTTTCATTAAATATCCCAGAATACCTGAAATATATCCGGCAGACATGCTGGTGCCGCTTACCTTTTTGAATTGATTATTAAAATAAGTTGTAAGTACATCCATTCCCAGACAACTGGCTGAGATAAAGGAGCCGTAGTTGCTGAAGCTGGCCAGATGATCGCTGGAATCCAGGGAGGACACACCGACAACTCCGCTAAATCCTGCGGGGTACATGGTTTGTTCTTCACCATAATTGCCGGCGCTGGCTATAATTATCACCCCTTTGCTCAGAGCGTTTTCAATAGCCAGTTGTAAAATTTCGGTGGTGTAGTAATAACCGAAACTACAATTGATGATTTTAACGCCCATATTTACGGCATAATTAATGGCGCAAGCTATAATGAATTGTGAGCTCTGTCCCTGACTGTTAAAGGCCTTGATCGGCAGGATTTTTACAGTGCCCATACTATTCCTTGCCACAATACCTGAAATAAGTATGCCGTGACCGTAGTCATCCTGTACATTCCCATTATTATCAATAAAGTTATATCCCTGAACATCGTCGATAAAACCGTTTTGATCGTCATCTATTCCATTGTCAGGAATTTCTTTGGAGTTAATGTAAACATAGGGTTGCAGGGAGTTGTTTTGTAAGTCCATTCCGCTGTCTATTACAGCAACCAGTATCGGATCGCTTTGTTGTTCATGAGTTAACCAAAAACTGTCCGCCTGGCTATTGCCGATATCAGCATCTTTTATCCACAAGCTGTGCAGCTCCATGGGCTTGTCTTCTTCCATACGGACCTGGGCATCCTGCATTGTAAGCGAATTCAAGGAAGTATTCTTTTCACTTGAAAAAAACAGGATGTTTTTATTAGTGTCACTAAAAGCTATTACGCTGCTGCCGTGACGCTCAATAGTTATATTTCCCAAACAAAAGGCAAGAAGAATAAAAGAAAGGATGATAATTTTTTTCATCAGAATTGGTCTCCGAATACATAACTTACTTTAAGCAGGGAATTTTGGGCGTAGATTTCATTAAAGTTCATTTCGTATTGTATCTGCATGTGCTGGTATTCCAGTGTAAGAGCTACCTGAGCCTGGTCCATGTTTTGCAGCGGTAATTTGCAGGATGCCTGCAAGCCCTCGAACAGATTGATGCTGCCCTTGATATATGGTGAATTATTATTATGTATATAGCTGAACTGTACAGGGTTAAAAAGCAGCGATAAAAAGTAAACATAACTTTGTGGTATGCAATCTGATATTTGATCGTTCCAGTTGAAGATTGTTCCGGCAATGTCGTTTAAAGCCAGCCCGGTTACGACGTTATCCGAATATTTATAAATGACCCCGGCATCCAGTCCAAAGGCAGTAACGCTTTTATCACCCAATTTTTGATAATAGAATTTATTGCTTATACCCCAGCAGATATCATTAACAAGAGAATTCTGCCCAAGGGTAAGAATAACCCCGGCCTTTTGATGGCTGAAACTGGAAGCGGTTTTAAAAGTACCGTCTGTGTCCTGATAGGTTTGCGAAATATTACCGATAGTATCATTTTTGAAGCTCAGTCCTACTTTGACAGAAGAAAAAGGCAGAGTCAGATAGAGATTATTACTTTGCCACTGGGAATCAAGTTTATTGGCCTGTAAAACGCTGAGTTTCAAGGGTTCCCAATTAATTACTGCCGGGTTCTCAAAAATTGACAAACCTGTTTTATCATTACTGAAACCGGCCTCTTTAAGATAATCATAGTTTAGCTCGGCAGCTAAAGTTAATGACAAAAAAATTGCGAAAAAAATCCCCCGCTTAAACAGAAAATAACCCCCTGTGAAAAAACTGAATTACAGAGAGGTTATGCCCGTAATATGGTTCTTTTAAACCTGTTTTTTAATGTTAATTTTCTTTGCTGATATGAATGCCGATTTTTATTAGCTTATTGATAATGTCCGAATCAAGTTTAATGCATTTATTCAGCAATACTTTTACCTGATCAGCATGATTTTTATCCCAAAGTTTATAATCCTTGAAGATGGTTACAAGGGTCAGATTTTTATATAAAATATTTTCGAACTTGGCTGCCAGAACTATAAGCAGGGCAAGATCATTCATGGCATCCTGATTATTATCTTTTAAGATCAAATTTTCTCTTGTAAAAATATGCATCCCTAATTTTTCAATAAAAAGTTTATTTTTATCCGGCACATTACATGCCTTAGAAATAAGTGTTTCCAGGATTTTAGCGCTTTTTTCCAAATCTAGAGGTTGTTTTTTCCGTGGGAACAGTGAATACGACTTATATAAAGGATTATTATCTTGCAAAATGGATATGTATCTGCTTATATCATCTATAGAAACATTATCCATATTGTCCCATTTATCATAGAATTCGCTTTGTTTTTGTTCTGCCGCAACATACCCCAGCTTTTGCAGAAGGTTTAAAATTCCTCTTTTTATATCCGACAAACTGATAACCGACACCTGATATTCAGCCTCCCAGTTCAACCTTCTTTCTAATGCGTCATACATTATCGTGTTTGTTGCGACATGTTTTTTCGCAGACATTGTTCCAAATCGTGTTTTATCTATTGTTAACAAAAAAATAGGGTTCAAATATGACTCCTGAGTAGAAAATCCTGATTTTAAATCCGACCATAGTTTTTGCAGAAATATTGCATCGGTTTGTATCGCGATAACTTTATTATTCATTAACTGACCTCCTTGAAATGGATCATAAAATTATCGGTCGGTCAGCGTAGAAATATACTTATAAATTTTGATGGATTACATAAGCACGTCTACCGGATCAACATCATAAATCATCCTGGAGGAAAATTTTGAGCTGACCAGGCTTTCCTGCAGTTGTTTTTTCAAAGGTTCAGTATTATATGAACCGGGAATTTTAATAATAAAATGCCAACGGAACCTGTTCTTTATTTTGTTAATTAATGAAGGTATGGGATTTAAAAACTCCAGTTTGCTGAAATTTTTGCTTAAAAATTTGTGAAAGGATTCAAGTTCTTCTTCTACTTTTTGAGCATCCCTGTTTTCAAAAGAAATTCGTATTAATCTTGTAAACGGTGGGTTCTGGGTTTCTTTGCGTATTTGCAGCTCATGTTTAAAAAAAGCTTCGTAATTATTTTCCACAGCGTATTTAATAGCATCATGTCCTGGATTAAAAGTTTGCATTAAAACCGTACCCTTTTTGCTTCCCCGGCCTGAACGGCCGATAACCTGGGTCAGCAGATCGTAGGTTCTTTCCGCTGCGTAGATATCAGGCAGGCACAGGTTTAGATCTGCGTCTATTACGCCCACCAACGTAACCTCAGGAAAATGGTGCCCCTTGGCAATCATTTGTGTACCGACAAGAATATCAATTTCTTTTTGTTCGAAAGCTTTCAGTGTGTCTTCCAGATAATGCGCTTTGGCTGATATATCGCTATCCAACCTCTTTATCCGGGCATAAGGAAATGTTTTTTTTAACTCCTGTTGCAGGGCCTGAATACCTTTACCGAATCTGGTCAGTTTAAATGACTTGCAATTAGGACAAACTTCAATTTTTTCCTGGATCAGACCGCAGTAATGACACTTCAGCTGATTATTTTCATGCAGGGTCATTGTCACGGAACATCTGCGGCACAAAACCGGTTCGCCGCAGTCTTCACAACGCAGGGATTTTACAAGTCCGCGTTGATTGAAAAGCAGGATGACCTGTTCTTTTTGTTCCAGTGTCTTTCTTATTTCTTTAACCAGCTCGAGTGTGAGCAAATTTTTTGGATAAGAACTGTTTTTCAAATTGATAATTCTTACATCCGGCAAAGGTGTTTTTGTAAAACGTTTATTGAGTGTGGAAATTATAAAATGTTTCCTGGCCAGATAATAAGTTGATATCAATGGAGTGGCAGTACCAACTACCAACTGGGCTTTATGTATTTCCGCTTTCTTAAAGGCAACTGCCTTGGCGTTATAGCGTGGGGTTTGTTCCTGCTTATAGCTGTTTTCCTGTTCTTCATCGATTACGATTAACCCCAGGCTCTGGATAGGAGTAAACACCGCTGACCTTGCCCCGATAACAATGGAAAGCGGGGAATGATAAATTTTTAACCATGCTTCCATTCGTTCTTTTGGTGTCAGTTGTGAGTGAAGCAAAATAACCTTGTCACCGAAATTTTTTTGCAATTTTTCATAAATACTGTAGCTCAGGGCAATTTCAGGGACCAGATAAAGACTACTTTTTCCTTGACTAAAATAATGAGCTATAGTTTTTATATAAATTTCCGATTTACCGCTGCCGGTAATGCCTTGTATCAGATGATTCTTCTCTTTGTTTGTTATTATGGTTTGAAAAACCTTTTCCTGCTCTGCGGTCAATGTATTAAAACTATATTCTACCTGCAGGCTTTCAGAAGTTTTAATTTTCTCAAAATCAATTTTAAAATTTTTGAGATTTTTGGCTCCGGCAGGCAGAACAGATTTCAGGACTAAAGACAAAGGAACAGCATAATATCTGGATATCCATTCCAGAAGCTCTACAACTCTGTCGTCAAAAAAAGAATATTCGGATTTAAGCGAACTGATTTCTTTTAATTCGTAATTTTTCTTTTCCCATGTTTTCTGTAGACGATAAATATACCCCAGTACATTGCGGTTTTTAACAGGAACTTCTACAGCCTGGCCAATTTTTACTTTATCGGCCAAATGTTCGGGTACCTGATAACTGAGGGATTTTTGTATCTGCTGAGCTAATAGTACCTCTGCATACACGCTTGGCGTTGATTAATCTTTATCTTCAGCGATATCTGCTACAGCCTCAGGAAATGCTTCAATTTCCACTTCAGGGTCTACTACTTCGTCCTTTTCCGTATCATCGATTATTTCTTCTTCCAATACCGCGTCAGCATCAATAACCTCTTCTTCATCTTCTTCCAGTTTTTCTTCTTCAACCATGTTAAAGGTCATTTTCGGTCTGTGGGAACTGACTTCGGCAAGTTCGGGATATTTTACAGAATCATACAGTGTGTCTAATGTATCCTCTTCTTCTTTAAGGTCTATTTTTTTATTTTGAGTAACATCAATAGTGATAAGGTTTTTATTAAATTCCTTAATGGCTTCCATGATAGGTCTCTTGTCTTGTTCTTTGGGGTCTTCAATAAGACAGTTGCCCTCCTCCATAATCTCCTTAGCTCTCTTGGCAACGGCATATGTAAATAAAAATTTGTCATATTTCTTATTCATTCTTTTGCTCCTTTTCTTTAATTAATTTGTAGATGTTTTCAACAGTAGACTCTATTCTAGCATTAATCAGTGAATAATTAAAATACGAAGAATCTGTTAATTCCTTACGGGCGTTATCAAAACGTATTTTAAGGCTTTTGGGATCTTCAGTGCCTCTGTTTTCCAGTCTGTTAATAAGCTCGGATAAGGATGGCGGGATAAGAAAAAAACTGATATGAGGATATTTTTTTTCTTCAAATAACGATATAAGGCTCTTGGCCCCCTGCACATCCACTTCAAAGATAATTTTTTCACCGTTTATCAGCTTGTTAACATAATCCATACTTGTTCCATAAAAATTTTTATGTACTTCCGCCCACTCGGCAAACCCTTTATTTTTTTCTATCTTTTTGAATTCTTCCACGCTTATAAAATGATAATCGATACCGTTTTTTTCATGCTTTCTTGCCTTTCTGGTACAATATGAAACAGAAAGACTAAAGTTTTTGTCTTTTTCCAGCAATTTATTGATAATAGTTCCTTTACCAACACCTGAGGGTCCTGAGATTATTACACCCAACCCTTTTTTGCTTTTTTTCTTTGTTTTTTCCATAGATGGCTAATAATATAGCAAAGAATGGAATATCGGGCAATTAAATTTCAGCAGATAAGCCTTGTTTAGAATTCATCTATAGCACATTTCTCAACAAGCCCAATATTGACATGAATTTAAAAACCATTGATAATACATAAAGATTTTTTTAATTGTATAAAAGGAGCTATAACTCATGAAAATTTTTGACCTGCTTTTTGGTAAAATGTCCCACGATATGGGAATAGATTTGGGCACTGCCAATACTCTGGTATATATAAAAGGCCAGGGAATTGTTTTAAGAGAACCTTCGGTTGTAGCGATTGATCAGAAGACCAATGCCACCCTGGCTGTGGGCAATGAAGCCAAGCAGATGGTCGGCCGTACTTCCGGAAGTATTATTGCCGTAAAACCTTTGGAAGACGGAGTTATTTCCAACTTTGAAGTTACGGAAACCATGATCCGTTATTTTATTGAAAAGGTGCATAACCGTAAAAGATTTTTAAATCCCCGTGTGATTGTTGGTGTTCCTTCCGGTATAACCGGTGTGGAAAAACGCGCTGTACTGGATGCTATATTGCATGCCGGTGCCAGAGAAGCGTACCTGATAGAAGAACCCATGGCTGCTGCCATAGGTTGCGGTCTTCCGGTTTCTGAGCCCACAGGCAGTATGATAGTGGATATTGGTGGTGGTACAACTGACGTTGCTGTTATTTCGTTAGGTGGAATAGTTGTGGCCAAATCTGTGAGAATTGCCGGAGATGAAATGGATCAGGCTATTATCGATCATTGTCGCGATAATTATCGAATTCTTATCGGTGAACGGACTGCTGAAGATATAAAGCTCAAAATAGGTAGTGCCGCTCCCTTAGACGGTATAGATGAAGAAACCATGGAAGTGATCGGCCGAGACCTGGTAACCGGTCTCCCCAAGAATTTTACTCTTACAGCCGGCGAAGTACGTGAAGCGCTGAGCGAGACAATTAACGCTATACTAAATACTATTCGCGGTGTTCTGGAACAGACACCTCCTGAACTTTCATCCGATATAATGGAAAAAGGCGTAGTCCTGGCCGGTGGCGGCGCATTGCTCAAGGGTCTGGATAAATTCATCGAACGTGAAATTTATATCAAGGTTGTAATTGCCGATGATCCGCTGTCCTGCGTAGCTTACGGTACTGGTAAGGCTTTGGAAGAAATGGACATTCTGAAAAAGGTATTATTCTCCGAATAATTTGGGCGACCTAACGGTCGGCCATAACTCATCCCCGGCTCTTCTCTTACAAAGAGAAGGGAGACTACCCCT from Candidatus Margulisiibacteriota bacterium includes:
- a CDS encoding S8 family serine peptidase, producing the protein MKKIIILSFILLAFCLGNITIERHGSSVIAFSDTNKNILFFSSEKNTSLNSLTMQDAQVRMEEDKPMELHSLWIKDADIGNSQADSFWLTHEQQSDPILVAVIDSGMDLQNNSLQPYVYINSKEIPDNGIDDDQNGFIDDVQGYNFIDNNGNVQDDYGHGILISGIVARNSMGTVKILPIKAFNSQGQSSQFIIACAINYAVNMGVKIINCSFGYYYTTEILQLAIENALSKGVIIIASAGNYGEEQTMYPAGFSGVVGVSSLDSSDHLASFSNYGSFISASCLGMDVLTTYFNNQFKKVSGTSMSAGYISGILGYLMKTSGDNHVSSVLYSKCTDIVDPLNNGEKLAGWDKYTGYGKLDISSIIHVQTSGSLLSISNFLNYPNPVINNNGTEFGYYLNSDANVQLYVYDLSGKRIWSKNITAGNTGAKSGYNKVFFDCRNTNGNVLANDTYIAIITALNGTQKSSARTLLAICR
- the priA gene encoding primosomal protein N' → MYAEVLLAQQIQKSLSYQVPEHLADKVKIGQAVEVPVKNRNVLGYIYRLQKTWEKKNYELKEISSLKSEYSFFDDRVVELLEWISRYYAVPLSLVLKSVLPAGAKNLKNFKIDFEKIKTSESLQVEYSFNTLTAEQEKVFQTIITNKEKNHLIQGITGSGKSEIYIKTIAHYFSQGKSSLYLVPEIALSYSIYEKLQKNFGDKVILLHSQLTPKERMEAWLKIYHSPLSIVIGARSAVFTPIQSLGLIVIDEEQENSYKQEQTPRYNAKAVAFKKAEIHKAQLVVGTATPLISTYYLARKHFIISTLNKRFTKTPLPDVRIINLKNSSYPKNLLTLELVKEIRKTLEQKEQVILLFNQRGLVKSLRCEDCGEPVLCRRCSVTMTLHENNQLKCHYCGLIQEKIEVCPNCKSFKLTRFGKGIQALQQELKKTFPYARIKRLDSDISAKAHYLEDTLKAFEQKEIDILVGTQMIAKGHHFPEVTLVGVIDADLNLCLPDIYAAERTYDLLTQVIGRSGRGSKKGTVLMQTFNPGHDAIKYAVENNYEAFFKHELQIRKETQNPPFTRLIRISFENRDAQKVEEELESFHKFLSKNFSKLEFLNPIPSLINKIKNRFRWHFIIKIPGSYNTEPLKKQLQESLVSSKFSSRMIYDVDPVDVLM
- a CDS encoding DNA-directed RNA polymerase subunit omega, with amino-acid sequence MNKKYDKFLFTYAVAKRAKEIMEEGNCLIEDPKEQDKRPIMEAIKEFNKNLITIDVTQNKKIDLKEEEDTLDTLYDSVKYPELAEVSSHRPKMTFNMVEEEKLEEDEEEVIDADAVLEEEIIDDTEKDEVVDPEVEIEAFPEAVADIAEDKD
- the gmk gene encoding guanylate kinase, translated to MEKTKKKSKKGLGVIISGPSGVGKGTIINKLLEKDKNFSLSVSYCTRKARKHEKNGIDYHFISVEEFKKIEKNKGFAEWAEVHKNFYGTSMDYVNKLINGEKIIFEVDVQGAKSLISLFEEKKYPHISFFLIPPSLSELINRLENRGTEDPKSLKIRFDNARKELTDSSYFNYSLINARIESTVENIYKLIKEKEQKNE
- a CDS encoding rod shape-determining protein is translated as MKIFDLLFGKMSHDMGIDLGTANTLVYIKGQGIVLREPSVVAIDQKTNATLAVGNEAKQMVGRTSGSIIAVKPLEDGVISNFEVTETMIRYFIEKVHNRKRFLNPRVIVGVPSGITGVEKRAVLDAILHAGAREAYLIEEPMAAAIGCGLPVSEPTGSMIVDIGGGTTDVAVISLGGIVVAKSVRIAGDEMDQAIIDHCRDNYRILIGERTAEDIKLKIGSAAPLDGIDEETMEVIGRDLVTGLPKNFTLTAGEVREALSETINAILNTIRGVLEQTPPELSSDIMEKGVVLAGGGALLKGLDKFIEREIYIKVVIADDPLSCVAYGTGKALEEMDILKKVLFSE